In Denticeps clupeoides chromosome 1, fDenClu1.1, whole genome shotgun sequence, a single window of DNA contains:
- the caap1 gene encoding caspase activity and apoptosis inhibitor 1 — MFTKSSTSESKKRQCSVGEERVVDNKRRSTDSHAEPDSDKPTYIEEGGLDLSLSFQPISAYFANRKEMLRQCFSVLGENNIRKMLPEELKVCTTEEIKKLCWAQLEQISEKTLMQIFEGRDLTEDEDNKKKDESQQDHAVNTTASVKENCDMEDLKQGSSGEESDILSITADLVDSDIEVHKDDKAVVSTGPTASQPELHWDIDRSVCEILTLDVNAQAVLPQRPDYTEKLETTSHSDQLVPRVVVQPSAQQLELLELEMRARAIKALMNANDCKKQYSF; from the exons ATGTTCACTAAAAGTTCTACGAGTGAGAGCAAGAAGCGTCAATGTTCAGTTGGAGAGGAACGGGTTGTGGACAATAAGCGCAGAAGCACTGATTCTCACGCAGAG CCTGACAGTGACAAACCCACTTACATTGAAGAGGGAGGTTTGGACCTCAGCCTGTCATTTCAACCGATCAGTGCCTATTTTgcaaacagaaaagaaatgcTTCGTCAGTGTTTCAGTGTGCTGGGGGAGAATAATATCAGAAAGATGCTTCCTGAAGAGTTGAAG GTCTGTACTACAGAAGAAATTAAGAAACTCTGTTGGGCGCAACTGGAGCAGATCTCCGAGAAAACTCTCATGCAGATATTTGAGG GAAGAGATCTGACAGAAGATGAagacaacaaaaagaaagatgAGAGCCA GCAAGACCATGCTGTAAACACTACCGCTTCAGTTAAAGAAAACTGTGACATGGAAGATCTCAAACAGG GCAGCTCTGGAGAGGAAAGTGACATTCTAAGTATCACTGCTGATCTGGTTGACAGTGACATTGAGGTTCATAAAGATGATAAGGCAGTGGTATCCACGGGTCCCACAGCATCACAACCAGAATTACATTGGGACATTGACCGCAGTGTCTGTGAGATCTTGACACTAGATGTCAATGCCCAGGCAGTGCTCCCACAGAGACCTGACTACACTGAGAAACTAGAAACTACTTCCCACTCAGATCAGCTTGTGCCAAGAGTTGTTGTGCAGCCATCCGCACAGCAACTGGAACTACTCGAGCTGGAGATGAGGGCGAGGGCCATCAAAGCCCTCATGAACGCCAATGACTGCAAAAAACAATAcagtttttaa